One Thiobacillus sp. genomic region harbors:
- the thiL gene encoding thiamine-phosphate kinase, which translates to MPSEFELIARFFTRPAPGATLGVGDDAALMRLSPGMELAVSTDMLVAGRHFLPDADPYLLGHKALAVNLSDLAAMGARPRWATLALALPEADEAWLSSFSQGFLDMADRFEVDLVGGDTTCGPLNLCITILGEVPPGRALRRDGARPGDDVWVSGDLGGAALGLRHALGQLALPEDEANACLCRLQAPEPRVALGRALVGVAGAAIDVSDGVMADLGHILDRSMVGAEIMFEQLPAHPAVSARLNEAVAQHCLLAGGDDYELCFTAPPERASEVVAAGEAAGVRVTWVGRIVQAPGLHLLGPEGQAISSEVRGYDHFA; encoded by the coding sequence ATGCCTTCCGAATTCGAACTCATTGCCCGCTTCTTCACCCGCCCTGCACCTGGCGCGACGCTGGGGGTGGGAGATGATGCGGCGCTGATGCGACTTTCTCCCGGCATGGAACTGGCCGTTTCCACCGACATGCTGGTGGCGGGCCGCCACTTCCTGCCAGACGCCGATCCCTATCTGCTGGGCCACAAGGCCCTGGCGGTGAATCTTTCAGATCTGGCGGCCATGGGCGCCAGGCCCCGCTGGGCCACCCTGGCCCTGGCCCTGCCGGAAGCGGACGAGGCCTGGCTTTCGTCCTTCAGCCAGGGTTTCCTGGACATGGCCGACCGGTTTGAGGTGGACCTGGTGGGCGGCGACACCACGTGCGGACCTCTTAACCTGTGCATCACCATCCTGGGCGAGGTACCCCCTGGCCGGGCCCTGCGCCGGGATGGGGCCAGACCGGGAGATGATGTCTGGGTCTCCGGTGACCTGGGGGGCGCGGCCCTGGGCCTGCGCCACGCGCTGGGCCAGCTTGCCCTGCCGGAGGATGAAGCCAATGCCTGTCTGTGCAGGCTCCAGGCCCCGGAACCCCGGGTGGCACTGGGGCGTGCCTTGGTGGGGGTGGCTGGCGCGGCCATCGACGTCTCCGATGGTGTTATGGCAGACCTGGGGCATATCCTGGATCGTTCGATGGTGGGGGCCGAAATCATGTTCGAGCAACTGCCTGCCCATCCGGCAGTGTCCGCCCGTCTGAACGAGGCGGTGGCCCAGCATTGCCTGCTGGCTGGTGGCGACGACTACGAGCTGTGTTTCACGGCGCCGCCGGAACGGGCCTCGGAAGTGGTGGCGGCGGGCGAGGCGGCGGGGGTGCGGGTGACCTGGGTGGGGCGTATCGTCCAGGCACCGGGCTTGCACCTGCTGGGGCCGGAGGGACAGGCCATATCTTCGGAGGTCCGCGGCTATGACCACTTCGCCTGA
- a CDS encoding phosphatidylglycerophosphatase A: MTTSPDRPLDRPFLLAHPAHFLALGFGAGLSPKAPGTVGTLVAFPLFWLLLESPFFWGWVALFLAVGIWACGVTGRALGVHDHGGIVWDEVAAFLLVLPFAPLSWFGYVLAFALFRLFDIWKPFPIGWLDARVKGGLGVMLDDVLAAVYSILCLLGLQAWM, from the coding sequence ATGACCACTTCGCCTGACCGCCCCCTCGATCGTCCCTTCCTGCTGGCCCACCCGGCCCATTTCCTGGCCCTGGGCTTCGGCGCAGGGCTGTCCCCCAAGGCGCCAGGTACCGTGGGGACCCTGGTGGCCTTTCCCCTTTTCTGGCTGTTGCTGGAGTCTCCTTTTTTCTGGGGTTGGGTAGCGCTGTTCCTCGCGGTGGGCATCTGGGCCTGCGGGGTGACCGGCCGGGCCCTGGGGGTCCATGACCACGGTGGCATCGTCTGGGACGAGGTGGCGGCCTTCCTGCTGGTGCTGCCCTTCGCGCCGCTTTCCTGGTTTGGTTACGTCCTCGCCTTTGCCCTGTTTCGCCTGTTCGACATCTGGAAACCTTTCCCCATCGGCTGGCTGGATGCCCGGGTGAAGGGGGGGCTGGGAGTGATGCTGGACGACGTGCTGGCGGCGGTCTACAGCATTCTCTGTCTCCTGGGGTTGCAGGCATGGATGTGA
- a CDS encoding serine hydroxymethyltransferase: MFSASQTIASTDPELWAAIQAEAHRQEEHIELIASENYTSPAVMEAQGSVLTNKYAEGYPGKRYYGGCEHVDVVEQLAIDRVKALFGANEHNYAANVQPNSGSQANQAVFMAFLKPGDTIMGMSLAEGGHLTHGMALNMSGKWFNVVAYGLNEKEEIDYEAMEAKAREHKPKLIIAGASAYALRIDFARFAKIAKEIGAIFMVDMAHYAGLIAAGVYPNPVPHADVVTSTTHKTLRGPRGGIILMKAEHEKALNSAIFPGLQGGPLEHVIAGKAVAFKEAASKEFKVYQEQVAANALVMCKVLIERGLRIVSGRTESHVFLVDLQAKNLTGKEAEAALGRAHITVNKNAIPNDPQKPFVTSGIRIGTPAMTTRGFKELESEKLAHLVADVLDAPNDEAVIERVKGEVTKLTAAFPVYGK; the protein is encoded by the coding sequence ATGTTTTCCGCCAGCCAGACCATCGCCTCCACCGATCCCGAACTGTGGGCCGCCATCCAGGCCGAAGCCCACCGCCAGGAAGAGCACATCGAACTGATCGCCTCCGAGAACTACACCAGCCCGGCGGTGATGGAGGCCCAGGGTTCCGTGCTGACCAACAAGTACGCCGAGGGCTATCCCGGCAAGCGCTACTACGGCGGTTGCGAGCACGTGGACGTGGTGGAGCAGCTGGCCATCGACCGGGTCAAGGCCCTGTTCGGCGCGAATGAACACAACTACGCGGCCAACGTGCAGCCCAACTCCGGCTCCCAGGCCAACCAGGCGGTGTTCATGGCCTTCCTCAAGCCCGGTGACACCATCATGGGCATGAGCCTGGCCGAGGGCGGCCACCTCACCCACGGCATGGCCCTGAACATGTCCGGCAAGTGGTTCAACGTCGTTGCCTACGGCCTCAACGAGAAGGAAGAGATCGATTACGAGGCCATGGAAGCCAAGGCCCGGGAGCATAAGCCCAAGCTGATCATCGCCGGTGCCTCCGCCTATGCCCTGCGCATCGACTTCGCCCGCTTCGCCAAGATCGCCAAGGAAATCGGCGCCATCTTCATGGTGGACATGGCCCACTACGCCGGCCTCATCGCCGCCGGGGTGTACCCCAATCCGGTGCCCCACGCTGACGTGGTCACCTCCACCACCCACAAGACCCTGCGGGGCCCCCGGGGCGGCATCATCCTGATGAAGGCCGAGCACGAAAAGGCGCTCAATTCCGCCATCTTCCCCGGCCTCCAGGGTGGTCCCCTGGAACACGTCATCGCCGGCAAGGCGGTGGCCTTCAAGGAAGCGGCCAGCAAGGAGTTCAAGGTATACCAGGAGCAGGTGGCCGCCAACGCCCTGGTGATGTGCAAGGTGCTCATCGAGCGGGGCTTGCGCATCGTCTCCGGCCGCACGGAAAGCCACGTATTCCTGGTGGACCTTCAGGCCAAGAACCTCACCGGCAAGGAAGCGGAAGCCGCCCTGGGCCGCGCCCACATCACGGTGAACAAGAACGCCATCCCCAACGACCCCCAGAAGCCCTTCGTCACCTCCGGCATCCGTATCGGCACGCCGGCCATGACCACCCGGGGCTTCAAGGAGCTGGAGTCCGAGAAACTGGCCCACCTGGTGGCCGACGTGCTGGACGCCCCCAACGACGAGGCGGTCATCGAGCGTGTGAAGGGCGAGGTGACCAAGCTGACGGCGGCGTTTCCGGTCTATGGAAAGTGA
- a CDS encoding CinA family protein, which translates to MDVNQDELERLAAGLGEVLLAKNWMLACAESCTGGWAAQACTAIAGCSAWFERGFVTYSNAAKMELLGVPEAHLVSHGAVSLEVARAMAEGVLRHSRAQAAFAITGIAGPSGGSPEKPVGTVCFAWVVTGQEAVMEQVQFEGDRRAIRARSVAYALRHMRDLVI; encoded by the coding sequence ATGGATGTGAACCAGGACGAATTGGAAAGACTGGCGGCGGGTCTGGGCGAGGTCTTGCTGGCCAAGAACTGGATGCTGGCCTGCGCCGAGTCCTGCACCGGCGGCTGGGCGGCCCAGGCATGCACGGCCATCGCCGGCTGTTCCGCCTGGTTCGAGCGGGGATTCGTCACTTACAGCAATGCGGCCAAGATGGAACTGTTGGGGGTACCGGAGGCTCATCTGGTGAGCCATGGGGCGGTTAGCCTGGAGGTCGCTCGGGCCATGGCCGAGGGAGTGTTGCGCCATAGTCGGGCCCAGGCCGCCTTCGCCATCACCGGCATCGCCGGTCCCTCGGGCGGCTCACCGGAAAAACCCGTGGGAACGGTGTGCTTCGCCTGGGTCGTGACCGGGCAGGAGGCCGTGATGGAGCAGGTGCAATTCGAGGGCGACCGCCGGGCTATCCGGGCCCGGTCGGTGGCCTATGCCCTTAGACATATGCGGGATTTGGTTATTTAG
- the nrdR gene encoding transcriptional repressor NrdR, with translation MKCPFCGAIDTQVVETRLAEDGMSIRRRRRCAACDKRFTTYETAEVRVPAVVKAAGERQEFSRGKLEQGFRKALHKRPVSTELTEQAIDRVVQKLLALGEKEVPARLIGDLVMNELKRLDKVAYIRFASVYRAFQDVDDFRDAIRDVEARDVEKP, from the coding sequence ATGAAATGTCCCTTCTGCGGCGCCATCGACACCCAGGTGGTGGAAACTCGCCTGGCGGAGGACGGCATGTCCATTCGCCGCCGCCGCCGTTGCGCGGCCTGCGACAAACGTTTCACCACTTATGAAACCGCCGAGGTGCGCGTCCCCGCGGTGGTTAAGGCTGCCGGTGAGCGTCAGGAGTTTTCCCGCGGCAAGCTGGAACAGGGCTTCCGCAAGGCCCTGCACAAGCGGCCAGTGTCCACGGAGCTCACCGAACAGGCCATCGACCGGGTGGTGCAGAAACTCCTGGCCCTGGGAGAGAAGGAAGTGCCTGCCCGCCTCATCGGCGACCTGGTGATGAACGAGCTCAAGCGCCTGGACAAGGTGGCCTACATCCGCTTTGCTTCGGTTTACCGGGCCTTCCAGGACGTGGATGACTTCCGCGATGCGATCCGGGATGTGGAAGCGCGGGACGTCGAGAAGCCTTGA
- the ribD gene encoding bifunctional diaminohydroxyphosphoribosylaminopyrimidine deaminase/5-amino-6-(5-phosphoribosylamino)uracil reductase RibD produces the protein MARALRLAERGLFTTTPNPRVGCVLVKDGRVVGEGWHERAGEPHAEVHALRAAGDLARGATAYVTLEPCSHHGRTPPCANALIDSGVARVVACMRDPNPQVSGRGIELLTLAGVRAEVGLMETEARELNIGFISRMTRGRPWLRLKTASSLDGKSALLNGESKWITGSAARADVHRLRARACAVLTGVGTVLADNPRMNVRELDTGRQPLRVVVDSRLRTPIDANILRDGETVLVCAQAEAGRRDALLSAGAHILELPGPEGRVHLGALMQELGARGFNELHVEAGATLNGALLQAGLVDEWVAYQAATVMGHQARGLFDLPALTDMVARRNFRLMDARMVGQDLRLRLRPE, from the coding sequence ATGGCCCGGGCCCTGCGCCTGGCGGAGCGGGGTCTGTTTACCACCACCCCCAACCCCCGGGTGGGCTGTGTCCTGGTGAAGGACGGCCGGGTGGTGGGGGAGGGCTGGCACGAGCGGGCCGGCGAGCCCCATGCCGAGGTTCATGCCCTGCGGGCGGCTGGTGACCTGGCTCGGGGCGCCACCGCCTACGTCACCCTGGAGCCCTGTTCCCATCACGGCCGTACCCCTCCCTGCGCCAACGCCCTCATCGACTCCGGCGTGGCCCGGGTGGTGGCCTGCATGCGGGACCCCAATCCCCAGGTCTCCGGCCGGGGCATCGAGCTCCTGACCCTGGCGGGGGTCCGTGCGGAAGTGGGTCTGATGGAAACGGAGGCGCGGGAACTCAACATCGGTTTCATCAGCCGCATGACCCGGGGCCGGCCCTGGCTACGCCTTAAGACGGCTTCCAGCCTGGATGGCAAGTCGGCCCTGCTGAACGGCGAATCCAAGTGGATCACGGGCTCCGCTGCCCGGGCCGACGTCCACCGCCTGCGGGCCCGTGCCTGCGCCGTGCTTACTGGCGTGGGTACCGTGCTGGCGGACAATCCGCGGATGAACGTGCGTGAGCTGGACACTGGGCGCCAGCCCCTGCGGGTGGTGGTGGATAGCCGGTTGCGAACTCCCATCGACGCCAACATCCTGCGGGATGGCGAAACGGTGCTGGTGTGCGCCCAGGCCGAAGCGGGCCGGCGGGACGCATTGTTGTCTGCGGGGGCGCATATCCTGGAATTGCCCGGACCGGAGGGTCGCGTGCACCTTGGGGCGCTGATGCAGGAACTGGGGGCCCGGGGCTTCAATGAGCTTCATGTGGAAGCCGGGGCAACTCTTAATGGCGCCCTGTTGCAGGCCGGGCTGGTGGATGAGTGGGTGGCGTACCAGGCTGCTACGGTCATGGGCCACCAGGCCCGGGGCCTGTTCGACCTGCCGGCCCTTACTGACATGGTTGCCCGGCGGAACTTCCGCCTGATGGATGCCCGCATGGTGGGGCAGGATTTACGCCTGAGACTGCGGCCCGAATGA
- a CDS encoding riboflavin synthase, with protein sequence MFTGIIQAVGHVTHLQESQGGDARVTIAAGGLDMGDVHLGDSIACNGVCLTVVDKTPESFDVVVSGESFSCTIGFAPGDKLDLEKAMRLSDRLGGHLVSGHVDGVGEVKRFEQVGDSWLLEIRAPAKLARYLAPKGSIAVNGVSLTVNRVINGHDGTDFTINLIPHTLENTMLHAVKPGDRVNLEADMLARYAERLLHYINHTDKD encoded by the coding sequence ATGTTTACAGGCATCATCCAGGCCGTCGGCCACGTCACCCATTTGCAGGAATCCCAGGGGGGCGACGCCCGGGTTACCATCGCTGCCGGCGGGCTGGACATGGGCGACGTACATCTGGGTGACTCCATCGCCTGCAATGGCGTGTGCCTGACGGTGGTGGACAAGACGCCGGAGAGCTTCGACGTGGTGGTGTCCGGTGAGTCCTTTTCCTGCACCATCGGCTTCGCCCCCGGCGACAAGCTGGACCTGGAGAAGGCCATGCGCCTGTCGGACCGTCTGGGCGGCCACCTGGTGTCGGGCCACGTGGATGGCGTGGGAGAGGTAAAGCGTTTTGAACAGGTGGGCGACTCCTGGCTGCTGGAAATCCGCGCCCCCGCCAAGCTGGCCCGCTACCTGGCGCCCAAGGGCTCCATCGCCGTGAACGGCGTCTCCCTTACCGTGAACCGGGTGATCAACGGCCATGACGGCACCGACTTCACCATCAACCTGATTCCCCACACCTTGGAAAACACCATGCTGCATGCCGTCAAGCCCGGCGACAGGGTGAACCTGGAGGCGGACATGCTGGCCCGCTACGCAGAGCGCCTGCTGCATTACATCAACCATACCGACAAGGACTGA
- a CDS encoding 6,7-dimethyl-8-ribityllumazine synthase, with the protein MARYDKIFEFEPSLDGAGLRVGVVMSRFNIDVVEGLLSACTAALLKHGVAASDIHIATVAGALEIPLVMKRMAESGKYDALVALGAVIRGETYHFEVVSNEMASGITRVNLDTGIPIANGVLTTNTDHQAMERVSDKGKEAAQCAIEMANLLKAI; encoded by the coding sequence ATGGCACGCTACGACAAGATTTTCGAATTCGAACCCAGCCTGGATGGCGCCGGCCTGCGGGTAGGCGTTGTGATGAGCCGCTTCAACATCGACGTGGTGGAAGGGCTGTTGTCCGCCTGCACCGCGGCCCTGCTGAAGCATGGCGTTGCTGCCTCCGACATCCACATCGCCACCGTGGCGGGCGCCCTGGAAATCCCCCTGGTGATGAAGAGGATGGCCGAGTCCGGCAAGTATGATGCCCTGGTGGCCCTGGGCGCGGTAATCCGTGGCGAGACCTACCACTTCGAGGTGGTTTCCAACGAGATGGCCAGCGGTATCACCCGGGTAAACCTGGATACTGGCATTCCCATTGCCAACGGCGTGCTCACCACCAACACAGACCACCAGGCCATGGAACGCGTGTCCGACAAGGGCAAGGAAGCGGCCCAGTGCGCCATCGAGATGGCCAACCTGCTGAAGGCCATCTGA
- a CDS encoding class I SAM-dependent methyltransferase, which translates to MSTVVEPAFKDHFSCNSSDYAAYRPAYPPELFAWLAAQVQNRGQAWDCATGSGQAALGLASHFQNVAATDASADQIAQARPHGRVIYRVAPAESSGLPAASVDLVSVAQAVHWFDLPAFHAEVKRVLKPGGALAIWCYERLRVEPVLDESIEDFYCRQLGPYWPPERRHVEAGYRVLDFPYREAYVPAFTMGAAWNLDQLMGYFATWSAVKACRRATGRDPLPALRDRLAGAWRGSGVSLAKPKIIKWPLSLRFGRA; encoded by the coding sequence ATGAGCACCGTGGTCGAGCCTGCCTTCAAGGATCATTTTTCCTGCAATTCCTCGGACTACGCCGCTTACCGACCTGCCTATCCACCCGAACTGTTCGCCTGGCTGGCTGCCCAGGTCCAAAACCGAGGGCAGGCCTGGGACTGCGCCACGGGATCCGGCCAGGCGGCCCTGGGACTGGCCTCGCATTTCCAGAACGTGGCTGCCACGGATGCCAGTGCCGACCAGATCGCCCAGGCCCGGCCCCATGGGAGGGTGATCTATCGGGTGGCCCCGGCGGAGTCGTCGGGATTGCCGGCGGCCAGCGTGGACCTGGTCAGCGTGGCTCAGGCGGTCCACTGGTTCGACCTGCCTGCCTTCCATGCCGAGGTGAAGCGGGTGCTTAAGCCGGGGGGTGCGCTGGCTATCTGGTGCTACGAACGCCTGCGGGTCGAACCCGTCCTGGATGAGTCCATCGAGGACTTCTACTGCCGCCAGTTGGGCCCCTACTGGCCGCCGGAGCGCCGTCACGTGGAGGCGGGCTACCGGGTCCTGGATTTTCCCTACCGGGAAGCGTACGTGCCGGCCTTCACCATGGGGGCAGCCTGGAACCTGGACCAGCTCATGGGCTATTTCGCCACCTGGTCCGCGGTGAAGGCCTGTCGCCGGGCGACGGGGAGGGATCCCCTGCCCGCGTTGCGGGATCGCCTGGCCGGCGCCTGGCGTGGCTCTGGTGTTTCCCTTGCCAAGCCTAAAATCATAAAATGGCCCCTTTCCCTGCGGTTCGGCCGCGCGTAA
- the ribB gene encoding 3,4-dihydroxy-2-butanone-4-phosphate synthase, with protein sequence MSLAPITEIVAELKAGRMVILVDEEDRENEGDLVMAAEFATPEAINFMAKYGRGLICLTLTDERCRQLGLKQMVSDNQTPHGTAFTVSIEAAEGVTTGISAADRAVTILAAVKREAKPTDIIQPGHIFPLRAQPGGVLKRAGHTEAGCDLAAMAGLVPASVICEILKEDGTMARLPDLIEFGGEHGLKIGAIADLIQYRSENEALVKRVADKTVQTAYGPFLLVAYHDETVDETHLALVKGEISAQAETLVRVHEPVSVLDFLDAGTGHSWSMDGAMRTLAAAERGIMVLLHRPESGTDLMQRLTPQPQASSKFDLRNYGIGAQILRDLGVGKMKLMAHPRRMPSMTGFGLEVTGYLEQGN encoded by the coding sequence ATGTCCCTCGCCCCCATCACTGAAATCGTGGCCGAGCTGAAGGCCGGCCGCATGGTCATCCTCGTGGACGAGGAGGACCGGGAAAATGAAGGCGACCTGGTCATGGCCGCCGAGTTCGCCACTCCGGAAGCCATCAACTTCATGGCCAAGTACGGCCGCGGCCTCATCTGCCTGACCCTGACCGACGAGCGTTGCCGCCAGTTGGGCCTGAAGCAGATGGTGAGCGACAACCAGACCCCCCACGGCACCGCCTTCACCGTCTCCATCGAGGCCGCCGAGGGCGTGACCACGGGCATCTCCGCCGCCGACCGGGCGGTGACCATCCTGGCCGCCGTGAAGCGGGAAGCCAAACCCACGGACATCATCCAGCCCGGCCACATCTTCCCCCTGCGGGCCCAGCCCGGCGGCGTGCTGAAGCGGGCCGGCCACACGGAGGCTGGCTGCGACCTGGCGGCCATGGCAGGCCTGGTGCCTGCCTCCGTGATCTGCGAGATTCTCAAGGAAGACGGCACCATGGCCCGCCTGCCGGACCTGATCGAATTCGGCGGGGAGCACGGCCTGAAGATCGGCGCCATCGCCGACCTGATCCAGTACCGCAGCGAGAACGAGGCCCTGGTGAAGCGGGTGGCGGACAAGACCGTGCAGACCGCCTACGGCCCCTTCCTGCTGGTGGCCTACCATGACGAGACGGTCGACGAGACCCACCTGGCCCTGGTGAAGGGTGAGATCAGTGCCCAGGCCGAGACCTTGGTGCGGGTGCATGAGCCCGTTTCCGTGCTGGATTTCCTGGATGCCGGCACGGGCCATTCCTGGAGCATGGACGGGGCCATGCGCACCCTGGCTGCCGCCGAGCGGGGCATCATGGTGCTGTTGCACCGCCCGGAAAGCGGGACCGATCTGATGCAGCGGCTCACGCCCCAGCCCCAGGCCTCCTCCAAGTTCGACCTGCGCAACTACGGTATCGGCGCCCAGATCCTGCGGGACCTGGGGGTGGGGAAAATGAAGCTCATGGCGCACCCGCGCCGCATGCCTTCCATGACCGGCTTCGGTCTGGAAGTCACCGGATACCTGGAACAAGGCAACTGA
- a CDS encoding methyl-accepting chemotaxis protein, translated as MIHSLRGLLVLMAVVTLVGMLVLGGLAIHAARDTSAQLNGVNERSVSPLIQLQTVERHIKEVRFRIAGVALEQLPTVGSANHLKEMMQAIPATWSAFESAAAGQSFSDEERANLDKIRAGMKGLNELMARLLAAYQNDDMATVKSILEDDWPLVHGQVIKPLEQFVPYYEGVAQGAFEQARQQANRLMITVVVLLLLCLGGVGAVNIYLQRRFSRQLRAAREAVEAVAGFNLAQPIVAQGRDEISELLRGLAAMQSSLRDVVTRVREGAVALENMSGELAGASSEVADASHSQAESASGMAASMEELSVSIDQMREHATESTNLAVLSGEASRQGRDVTRSAAQEMASIAEGARQSSSIVSELGGLSSEISGIVNVIREIADQTNLLALNAAIEAARAGEQGRGFAVVADEVRKLAERTSSSTQQIGDMITRIQSGTRRAVEAMEADVNRASQGEELAHRAGESIEQIEHRASEVVRSVNEIQLALSEQSSAARDVAIRVEQIAQMTETNSRASMKTSQNATQVSGLAMRLNELVAGFRV; from the coding sequence ATGATCCACAGTTTGCGAGGCCTGCTCGTCCTGATGGCAGTCGTGACCCTGGTGGGCATGCTTGTGTTGGGGGGGCTGGCGATCCATGCGGCGCGGGATACGTCGGCCCAGTTGAATGGAGTCAATGAACGCTCCGTCTCCCCCCTGATTCAGCTCCAGACCGTGGAACGCCATATCAAGGAGGTGCGTTTCCGCATTGCGGGGGTGGCGCTGGAGCAGCTGCCTACGGTGGGGTCGGCCAACCACCTGAAAGAGATGATGCAGGCCATTCCGGCGACCTGGTCGGCTTTCGAGAGCGCGGCGGCCGGCCAATCCTTCTCGGATGAAGAGCGGGCCAACCTGGACAAGATACGTGCCGGCATGAAAGGCCTGAATGAGTTGATGGCACGACTGCTGGCGGCCTACCAGAACGACGACATGGCCACCGTGAAAAGTATTCTGGAGGACGACTGGCCCCTGGTGCATGGCCAGGTGATCAAGCCGCTGGAACAGTTCGTACCCTATTACGAGGGCGTGGCCCAGGGAGCCTTCGAGCAGGCCAGGCAGCAGGCGAACAGGTTGATGATCACGGTCGTGGTCTTGCTGTTGCTTTGCCTGGGCGGGGTCGGGGCAGTGAACATCTACCTGCAGCGCAGGTTCAGTAGGCAACTGCGGGCGGCTCGGGAAGCGGTGGAGGCCGTTGCCGGCTTCAACCTGGCCCAGCCTATCGTGGCCCAGGGCCGGGACGAGATCAGCGAACTGCTGCGGGGCCTGGCTGCCATGCAGTCCAGCCTTCGGGACGTGGTGACCCGGGTGCGCGAGGGTGCCGTTGCGCTTGAGAACATGTCCGGCGAACTGGCCGGCGCCAGTTCCGAGGTTGCGGACGCCAGCCACAGCCAGGCGGAGTCCGCTTCCGGTATGGCGGCTTCCATGGAAGAACTATCCGTGTCCATTGACCAGATGCGGGAACATGCCACCGAGTCGACCAATCTTGCCGTCCTATCCGGCGAGGCCTCCAGGCAAGGCAGGGATGTCACCAGGAGCGCGGCCCAGGAGATGGCCTCCATCGCCGAGGGTGCGCGGCAGTCTTCCTCCATTGTTTCGGAGCTGGGTGGGCTGTCTTCAGAGATCAGCGGCATTGTCAACGTCATCAGGGAAATCGCCGACCAGACAAATCTGCTGGCCCTGAATGCGGCCATCGAGGCGGCGCGTGCCGGGGAACAGGGAAGAGGCTTTGCCGTCGTGGCGGACGAGGTGCGAAAGTTGGCAGAGCGTACCTCTTCTTCCACGCAGCAGATCGGCGACATGATCACGCGCATCCAGAGCGGCACACGTCGGGCGGTGGAAGCCATGGAGGCCGATGTGAACAGGGCCAGCCAGGGTGAGGAACTGGCGCATCGTGCTGGCGAATCCATAGAGCAGATCGAACATCGGGCCTCCGAAGTGGTGCGTTCCGTCAATGAGATCCAGCTTGCCCTGAGCGAGCAGAGTTCAGCCGCCAGGGATGTCGCGATACGGGTGGAGCAGATCGCGCAGATGACGGAAACCAATTCCCGAGCCAGCATGAAGACCAGCCAGAACGCCACCCAGGTATCCGGCCTGGCCATGCGCCTGAATGAGTTGGTGGCTGGCTTCCGGGTCTGA
- the nusB gene encoding transcription antitermination factor NusB — protein sequence MSVKQSKSGRGSRQISRELVLRALYEWQVARSDLAALLVHMEAEEDDGVCLSAEANMGFFRELLEGVLKEVGALDMALEPHLDRALEELSPIEHGALLIGAYELRHTLNVPYKVAINEAVNLTKKYGGTDGHKFVNGVLDKLAKVTRQVEVEAAGRG from the coding sequence ATGTCCGTAAAGCAGTCAAAATCCGGGCGCGGCAGCCGCCAGATATCCCGCGAGCTGGTGTTGCGCGCCCTGTATGAGTGGCAGGTGGCCCGCAGCGACCTGGCCGCCCTCCTGGTGCACATGGAGGCGGAAGAGGACGACGGCGTGTGTCTCAGCGCCGAGGCCAACATGGGCTTTTTCCGTGAGTTGCTTGAAGGCGTGCTAAAGGAAGTGGGTGCCCTGGACATGGCCCTGGAGCCTCATCTGGACCGGGCCCTGGAGGAGCTTTCCCCCATCGAACACGGCGCCCTGCTGATCGGTGCCTACGAGCTCAGACACACCCTCAACGTGCCCTACAAGGTGGCCATCAACGAGGCGGTCAACCTGACCAAGAAATACGGCGGCACCGATGGCCACAAGTTCGTCAACGGCGTGCTGGACAAGCTGGCCAAGGTGACACGCCAGGTGGAAGTAGAGGCGGCGGGGCGGGGGTAA